From the Rhizomicrobium palustre genome, the window ACGGCAAGAACATCCTGCCCCGGGTCGCCGCCCTTTTGGACGTGCCGCAAATCTCGGATGTCACCCGGATCTTGTCCCCGGATCATTTCGAACGGCCCGCCTATGCCGGGAGCGTGATCGAAACCGTCGCTGCGCCGGACGGCAAAAAGGTGCTTACCGTCCGGGTGAGCGCCTTCGCGCCAGCCCCCAGTGGGGGAGCGGCTCTGATGGTCTCCATCCCACCCGCCGCTGATCCCGGCCTTTCGGAATTTCTGGACGAAACCCCCGCCTTAAGCGGGCGGCCGGAGCTTTCAAGCGCCAAGATTGTGGTCGCAGGCGGCAGGGGCCTTCATACGGCCGAGAATTTCCACCATCTGGAACGGATCGCCGATAAATTAGGGGCGGCCGTTGGGGCAAGCCGGGCGGCGGTGGACGCGGGCTTTGCCGCCAATGCCTGCCAGATCGGCCAAACGGGCCAATCCGTCGCCCCTGATCTTTATCTCGCCTTGGGGATTTCCGGGGCAATTCAACACCTTGCCGGCATCAAGGACGCCAAGGTGATCGTCGCCATCAACAAGGACGAGGAGGCGCCTATCTTCGGAATCGCCGATTACGGACTTGTTGCCGACCTGTTTCAGGCCCTGCCGGAATTGGAACTGGCGCTGGGCAAGTGATTGAACCAAGGGCGTAGCTAGGGTAACCGGTGTCGAATTGGCCGGGGCGCGCTCCAAACGG encodes:
- a CDS encoding electron transfer flavoprotein subunit alpha/FixB family protein; this translates as MASLVLAEHNNSTLSEATARAVTAARHLGEPVHVLIAGSGCGGAADEAVLLQGVDTVVVADDPRYAHMLAEPVAMLILSLASGYASVLAPATANGKNILPRVAALLDVPQISDVTRILSPDHFERPAYAGSVIETVAAPDGKKVLTVRVSAFAPAPSGGAALMVSIPPAADPGLSEFLDETPALSGRPELSSAKIVVAGGRGLHTAENFHHLERIADKLGAAVGASRAAVDAGFAANACQIGQTGQSVAPDLYLALGISGAIQHLAGIKDAKVIVAINKDEEAPIFGIADYGLVADLFQALPELELALGK